A section of the Humulus lupulus chromosome 2, drHumLupu1.1, whole genome shotgun sequence genome encodes:
- the LOC133814526 gene encoding probable isoprenylcysteine alpha-carbonyl methylesterase ICMEL1, whose translation MSSQQIFPITQHTQLSSYAFPESNPSSVSPSGSSSVDTRLLKVEDDPTVRLLISSLFENEKASFQPIKPLLPKIKTTKTFYQHRRCRTNSEDSISSISDIEGCRSLRSDVGHAVAETFLLTRLSLKLLRYLGVGYIWMTRFLALGCYALLLVPGFCQVGYNYFFSSQIRKSIVYGDKPRNRLDLNLPKNSDGPKPVIAFVTGGAWIIGYKAWGSLMGQQLSERDIIVACIDYTNFPQGTISDIIKGYYL comes from the exons ATGTCATCCCAACAGATTTTTCCCATAACCCAACATACCCAATTGTCTTCGTATGCATTTCCTGAATCGAACCCTTCTTCAGTCTCGCCTAGTGGTTCATCTTCAGTAGACACAAGGTTGCTTAAGGTTGAAGATGACCCAACTGTGAGGCTTCTCATTTCTTCATTGTTTGAAAATGAAAAGGCCTCCTTCCAGCCCATTAAGCCCCTTCTTCCCAAGATAAAAACGACTAAGACGTTTTACCAGCACCGGCGATGCAGAACCAATAGTGAAGATTCTATATCTTCGATATCTGACATCGAAGGTTGTCGATCTTTGAGGAGTGATGTTGGCCACGCCGTGGCCGAGACATTCTTGCTCACTCGTCTAAGTTTAAAGCTTTTGAGATATCTTGG GGTAGGATACATATGGATGACAAGATTTCTTGCACTTGGTTGTTATGCATTGTTACTTGTACCAGGCTTTTGTCAAG TTGGTTACAACTATTTCTTCTCCAGTCAGATACGCAAAAGTATTGTTTACGGCGATAAACCAAGGAATAG GCTGGATCTGAATCTACCTAAAAATAGTGATGGGCCAAAACCAGTCATTGCATTTGTAACTGGTGGAGCTTGGATTATTGG CTATAAAGCATGGGGTTCTCTTATGGGACAACAGTTATCAGAAAGGGACATTATTGTGGCGTGCATAGATTACAC AAATTTTCCTCAAGGAACTATTAGTGATATAATAAAAGGGTATTATTTATAA